Proteins encoded in a region of the Nocardia asteroides genome:
- the nbtC gene encoding nocobactin polyketide synthase NbtC, whose product MRTQSLRCPFVRSATISDYRLPDGTIPVLLSADTPDLLRDEAAAILSYVTDRPEASPRRVAEMLFRTRVARRHRAVAMVTGRDDLATTLRAVAEGTAHPAVVRNDGPATPRRRAFVFPGQGGQRPGMGRLYYEGSPAFRAEADRCDEIFHELFGASPLTYVLDEDFPADDSAGIVQPALFLQMAALAAMWRAVGIEPDVTIGHSQGEIAAAYVSGKMTLADAILIVGTRAHAVDGIASDDYAMAVVAADRDECEDLLARRSGWAQLSVINSPHMVGISGDRGTVQDVVDTLTERGTFARVIRVRYPAHTSSINQLGDDVRDAVKSRLSSHYFSETKIECIGATLGGPITSDLPVDEYWFWNLRNIVRFDKAVAAAVARQVDTFVELAEHPTLQLSIQENLSVVAAEHSATVTGTSSRTATDLSEFARNLAVLAISDVDYSWDRLRTESEKTIPLPLPDFPNVRMNELRLWLPYNSPSAASAGPVTPPAEHAAASSVTEQVTGNPENAAATPAQLLVEDWVRLVQRSLVPPRKLGLIDHTGACAELASALCAEAENYGATARMIDIENDGDSGDVDTVVVLLANPGPLDDHSAVARTAEFFGLRSWWPGLGGEVTDCWLLTAGGETVVAEDAPPHPVHAAASAGFRCIGAEYPGVAFRHLDLLPEQTRPDSAGAIIAAIHTAGEPELAVRGDSLYAKRLVDAERMTPDALGARPENVVIIGGTGNLGLEFCAHFARNGARRVTLVGRSGETPAIADQLARIRRTGTAEIRTIRCDVRDKSAVSRLAEEHCDTPADLIIHAAVDYADVELAQITSEKVDQALRTKVIGISQVLEVLPRAQNCRVLLCSSMAATIGGRGQVVYAAANRMLDAMAHRLRAEGLDCVSVQWGQWTVHLDLGAAGAAKLAGAGVVPMNPADAIALGSNGLHTNAIVAAFDWSRAHSALEAYGYGPLLSQLAAPAAADHAPGAGEDLPRRMVKLLAEVIGVDRVATIDTSVPMVAIGLDSLQALEFRRRVNGEFGHDLPVAQLLGGASVDDVVGLVRSHAPIPARTGTPARPVSSEQPDVPAESVRPARAVHATKPVDIAERARLAAAHAVPADLDPDRMRSARADLDTFGLRAMMETLDPVLRDGAVHTVDEIATRLEFAPRHRWLLQRWLDELTTHGCLEHVPAHGYRAVGPVPAPARPDLFAVCADLGYSPEFATFLQRSDEHLTELAQDRVRVQELLFPDGDMLTAEAAYRDNIISSYLNTAAREIVAGIAERLERDRSPIRILELGAGIGGTTNDVLAGLSGLSVDYHFTDLSTFFLAAAQKRFSEYPWMRYGIMDLNTDLGEQPPYDIVLAANVVHNAHHIGETLRQLHDLLNPGGAVVFIEACRANFQLLTSMKFLMSAGPGQPHPGSSDIRAGARIFLTEDEWRDQLTSSGFTPMLVLPDADHPMHMLDQRIFAAIRD is encoded by the coding sequence ATGCGCACGCAATCATTGCGATGCCCGTTCGTGAGGAGCGCGACGATTTCTGACTATCGACTGCCCGACGGCACCATTCCGGTTCTCCTGTCGGCGGATACGCCTGACCTGCTACGAGACGAGGCCGCGGCCATCCTCTCCTACGTCACGGATCGTCCCGAGGCATCACCACGCCGCGTCGCGGAGATGCTGTTCCGCACCCGGGTCGCGCGCCGACACAGAGCCGTGGCTATGGTCACCGGCCGAGACGACCTCGCCACCACGCTGCGGGCCGTCGCGGAGGGCACTGCGCACCCTGCGGTAGTCCGTAACGACGGTCCCGCCACGCCCCGCCGGCGCGCGTTCGTATTCCCGGGGCAAGGCGGTCAGCGCCCCGGAATGGGCAGGCTCTACTACGAAGGCTCCCCCGCGTTCCGTGCCGAAGCCGACCGCTGTGACGAGATCTTCCACGAACTCTTCGGCGCGTCGCCGCTGACCTACGTTCTCGATGAGGATTTCCCGGCCGACGACAGCGCGGGAATCGTGCAACCTGCGCTGTTCCTGCAGATGGCCGCGCTCGCCGCGATGTGGCGGGCCGTGGGCATCGAACCCGACGTCACGATCGGGCACAGCCAGGGCGAGATCGCGGCGGCGTATGTGTCGGGCAAGATGACGCTGGCCGATGCGATCCTCATCGTCGGCACGCGGGCACACGCCGTGGACGGGATCGCCTCCGATGACTACGCGATGGCGGTCGTCGCCGCCGACCGCGACGAATGCGAGGACTTGCTCGCGCGCCGCTCGGGATGGGCGCAGTTGTCGGTGATCAATTCTCCGCACATGGTCGGCATATCGGGTGACCGCGGCACAGTGCAGGACGTCGTGGATACGCTCACCGAGCGTGGCACCTTCGCCCGGGTGATCCGCGTCCGGTACCCCGCGCATACCAGTTCGATCAACCAGCTCGGCGACGACGTCCGGGATGCGGTGAAGAGCAGGCTGAGCAGCCATTACTTCAGCGAGACGAAGATCGAGTGCATCGGGGCCACGCTCGGCGGCCCGATCACCTCCGACCTGCCCGTCGACGAGTACTGGTTCTGGAATCTGCGCAACATCGTCCGATTCGACAAGGCGGTCGCCGCGGCGGTCGCACGACAGGTGGACACCTTCGTCGAACTCGCCGAACATCCGACGTTGCAGCTGTCGATCCAGGAGAATCTGAGCGTTGTCGCGGCCGAGCACAGCGCCACGGTGACCGGTACGTCCAGTCGTACCGCCACCGATCTGAGCGAATTCGCGCGAAATCTGGCGGTTCTGGCGATCAGCGACGTGGACTACTCGTGGGACCGGCTGCGCACCGAATCCGAGAAAACGATTCCGCTGCCGTTGCCCGACTTCCCGAATGTGCGGATGAACGAGCTGCGGTTGTGGTTGCCATACAACTCCCCCTCGGCCGCATCGGCCGGGCCGGTTACCCCACCGGCCGAGCACGCCGCCGCGTCATCGGTCACCGAGCAGGTCACCGGCAACCCGGAGAATGCCGCCGCGACACCCGCACAACTGCTGGTCGAGGATTGGGTGCGGTTGGTGCAACGCTCACTGGTCCCGCCACGCAAACTCGGCCTCATCGATCACACCGGCGCCTGTGCGGAACTCGCTTCGGCGCTGTGCGCCGAAGCGGAGAACTACGGCGCCACGGCGCGCATGATCGACATCGAGAACGACGGCGACAGCGGTGATGTCGACACAGTCGTGGTGTTGCTCGCCAACCCCGGGCCGCTGGACGACCACAGCGCCGTGGCGCGAACCGCCGAATTCTTCGGACTGCGATCGTGGTGGCCAGGATTGGGTGGCGAAGTGACCGATTGCTGGCTGCTGACGGCCGGCGGAGAAACTGTGGTGGCCGAGGACGCGCCGCCGCACCCGGTGCACGCCGCGGCCAGTGCGGGATTCCGGTGCATCGGCGCCGAATACCCCGGCGTCGCCTTCCGCCATCTGGATCTGTTGCCCGAACAGACGCGACCGGATTCCGCCGGCGCGATCATCGCGGCGATACACACCGCAGGTGAACCGGAACTGGCGGTGCGTGGCGACAGCTTGTACGCCAAGCGACTCGTCGATGCGGAACGGATGACTCCGGATGCGCTCGGCGCGCGGCCGGAGAACGTCGTCATCATCGGTGGCACAGGCAACCTCGGACTGGAGTTCTGCGCTCACTTCGCCCGCAACGGCGCGCGCCGCGTCACGCTGGTGGGCAGATCAGGTGAGACCCCGGCGATCGCCGACCAGTTGGCCCGCATTCGCCGGACGGGTACGGCCGAAATCCGCACCATACGCTGCGATGTACGCGACAAGTCCGCTGTCTCGCGATTGGCGGAAGAACATTGCGATACGCCCGCGGACCTGATCATTCATGCCGCGGTCGACTATGCGGATGTCGAGCTGGCGCAGATCACCAGCGAGAAGGTCGACCAGGCGTTGCGGACGAAGGTCATCGGCATCTCGCAGGTGCTGGAGGTACTCCCCCGCGCACAGAACTGCCGCGTGCTGCTGTGCTCGTCGATGGCGGCGACGATCGGTGGACGCGGACAAGTCGTCTACGCGGCCGCCAACCGGATGCTCGATGCGATGGCGCACCGGCTGCGGGCCGAGGGACTCGATTGCGTTTCGGTGCAGTGGGGGCAATGGACGGTACATCTCGATCTCGGCGCCGCGGGCGCGGCGAAGCTCGCTGGAGCGGGCGTCGTTCCGATGAATCCCGCTGACGCGATCGCACTCGGATCGAATGGACTCCACACGAATGCAATCGTCGCGGCGTTCGATTGGAGCCGCGCGCATTCCGCTCTCGAGGCATACGGATACGGGCCCCTGCTGTCGCAGCTGGCTGCACCGGCCGCCGCGGACCATGCACCCGGTGCCGGGGAGGACTTGCCGCGACGCATGGTGAAGCTGCTGGCAGAGGTCATCGGTGTGGATCGCGTCGCTACCATCGACACCTCCGTTCCGATGGTCGCGATCGGTCTGGATTCTCTGCAGGCGTTGGAATTCCGTCGACGAGTCAACGGGGAGTTCGGTCACGACCTGCCCGTCGCGCAGCTTCTCGGCGGAGCGTCCGTCGATGACGTCGTGGGGCTGGTCCGTTCGCACGCGCCGATTCCGGCGAGGACGGGCACACCGGCACGCCCTGTATCCTCCGAACAGCCCGACGTTCCCGCGGAATCGGTGCGCCCGGCGCGAGCAGTGCACGCCACGAAGCCCGTGGACATCGCCGAGCGTGCGCGGCTGGCAGCGGCGCACGCAGTGCCAGCCGATCTGGATCCCGACCGAATGCGCTCCGCACGCGCGGATCTGGACACCTTCGGGCTGCGAGCGATGATGGAGACCCTGGATCCGGTACTGCGGGATGGCGCCGTCCACACCGTGGACGAGATCGCCACGCGTCTGGAATTCGCACCGCGACATCGGTGGTTGCTACAGCGCTGGCTCGACGAGCTCACGACACACGGTTGTCTCGAGCACGTCCCGGCGCACGGCTATCGCGCCGTGGGTCCGGTACCGGCGCCGGCTCGTCCCGACTTGTTCGCAGTGTGTGCCGACCTGGGCTACTCGCCCGAGTTCGCGACCTTCCTGCAGCGGTCCGATGAGCACCTGACCGAACTCGCGCAGGACCGCGTTCGCGTCCAGGAGTTGTTGTTCCCCGACGGCGACATGCTCACCGCCGAAGCCGCATATCGGGACAACATCATCAGTAGCTATCTCAATACCGCCGCCCGCGAGATCGTCGCGGGCATAGCCGAGCGACTGGAACGCGACCGATCACCGATCCGGATACTCGAATTGGGGGCCGGTATCGGAGGAACAACCAATGATGTCCTGGCCGGACTGTCGGGACTGTCCGTGGACTACCACTTCACCGACCTGTCGACCTTCTTCCTCGCCGCGGCGCAGAAGCGGTTCTCCGAATATCCGTGGATGCGATACGGAATCATGGACCTCAATACCGACCTCGGGGAGCAGCCGCCCTACGACATCGTGCTCGCGGCCAATGTCGTGCACAATGCCCACCACATCGGCGAAACTCTCCGCCAGCTACACGACCTGCTCAAC